A window of Cryptomeria japonica chromosome 3, Sugi_1.0, whole genome shotgun sequence contains these coding sequences:
- the LOC131033814 gene encoding peamaclein-like, whose product MEMKRAICSLCFLLALFLALSLQTAATDAVDSAPAMAPAPELTEKECGDKCEVRCTNNHGYHKMCLKMCNVCCKSCNCVPSGQSGNGDECPCYRDRKNPKGKSKCP is encoded by the exons ATGGAGATGAAGAGAGCAATATGCAGCCTCTGCTTCTTGTTGGCTCTTTTTCTCGCTCTTTCATTACAA ACTGCAGCAACAGATGCTGTGGATTCCGCTCCAGCAATGGCGCCTGCACCAGAACTAACTGAAAAAG AGTGTGGTGATAAATGCGAGGTGAGGTGCACGAATAATCATGGGTACCACAAGATGTGCTTAAAAATGTGCAACGTTTGCTGTAAATCGTGCAACTGTGTTCCCAGCGGGCAGTCTGGTAATGGGGATGAATGCCCATGTTACAGAGACAGAAAGAACCCCAAAGGCAAATCCAAGTGCCCCTGA